In the genome of Flavobacteriales bacterium, one region contains:
- a CDS encoding HAMP domain-containing histidine kinase: MNRRVIRFLIAMITVALIGLVGIQMYWIHSAIVVKNHRFEQNATEAMNQVVMNLEKARMAKRIEQQMTATSRQQWHMQLDSLREAIERSARIFSDKFEATRDSVLIRKQQGNVVIRWSGYVDGDSTDTEMELPSELQGMEELANLGQEWFRNMHSWQEGFRQNMGDQGDMVDDMFDEFFQVLDPNEEETLPSEHVMDSMLRVEFGNRGIDAPFDFGVYDRPARSFTLINSDASEEKLLKSKFKMSLHRSDFFKKPEFLIVHFPQRSFYLLKNMSMIMFTSVILILVLIFSFYYTISTIYRQKKLSDIKNDFINNMTHEFKTPISTISLACEALSDPQMNTTDKAKQHYVGIIHDENKRLGIMAENLLRTAVLDKGELKLKIVDTDVHPIIQDAIRNIAVLLDKRKGQITPHLDATISVIGADRVHLTNVIYNLLDNAIKYTEQEPDIHIYTRNGTDGLYISVQDNGIGISKEAQKKIFDKLYRVPTGNIHNVKGFGLGLSYVKNIVEMHGGQVSVESQPGKGSTFEIFLPNQN; the protein is encoded by the coding sequence ATGAACCGCAGAGTCATACGCTTTCTTATTGCCATGATCACCGTGGCGCTTATCGGTCTGGTAGGTATTCAAATGTATTGGATCCATAGCGCCATTGTGGTGAAGAACCACCGGTTCGAACAAAATGCGACCGAGGCGATGAACCAGGTAGTGATGAACCTGGAGAAAGCACGCATGGCCAAGAGGATCGAGCAACAGATGACCGCTACATCCCGACAACAATGGCATATGCAACTCGATTCGCTCCGGGAGGCGATTGAAAGATCAGCGCGTATTTTCTCAGATAAGTTCGAAGCAACGAGGGATTCGGTATTGATTCGCAAGCAACAGGGAAATGTGGTGATTCGATGGAGTGGCTATGTCGACGGAGATTCAACAGACACTGAGATGGAACTGCCATCGGAATTACAAGGCATGGAAGAACTTGCCAACCTGGGGCAGGAATGGTTCCGTAACATGCACAGCTGGCAGGAAGGTTTCCGGCAGAATATGGGCGACCAGGGTGATATGGTCGACGACATGTTTGACGAATTCTTCCAGGTGCTGGACCCGAATGAAGAAGAAACACTTCCGAGTGAACACGTAATGGATTCCATGCTCCGCGTTGAATTCGGAAACCGTGGCATTGATGCTCCTTTTGATTTCGGTGTGTATGACCGGCCGGCACGCAGTTTTACCCTCATTAATTCCGACGCATCCGAGGAGAAATTGCTGAAATCCAAATTCAAGATGAGCCTCCACCGCTCGGATTTCTTCAAAAAACCGGAGTTCCTGATTGTTCACTTTCCCCAAAGAAGCTTTTATCTCCTCAAGAACATGAGCATGATCATGTTTACATCGGTGATCCTGATTCTGGTGTTGATCTTTTCTTTCTACTATACCATATCCACCATTTATCGCCAGAAGAAATTGTCGGACATAAAAAATGATTTCATCAACAACATGACCCACGAGTTCAAAACGCCGATCTCCACCATTTCCCTCGCTTGTGAGGCGTTGAGCGATCCGCAGATGAACACCACCGATAAAGCCAAACAACACTACGTGGGTATCATCCACGATGAAAACAAACGCCTGGGCATCATGGCCGAAAATCTGCTTCGAACGGCCGTACTGGATAAGGGAGAACTCAAACTGAAAATCGTGGATACGGATGTGCATCCCATCATCCAGGATGCGATTCGGAACATCGCTGTTCTTCTGGACAAACGCAAAGGCCAGATTACACCGCACCTGGATGCAACCATCAGTGTGATCGGTGCAGACCGCGTTCACCTCACCAATGTCATTTATAATCTTCTCGACAACGCCATTAAATACACCGAACAGGAACCAGACATCCACATCTATACCCGCAATGGAACCGATGGTTTGTACATATCGGTTCAGGACAATGGTATTGGCATCAGCAAAGAAGCCCAGAAAAAAATCTTTGATAAATTGTACCGGGTTCCGACCGGAAATATCCACAATGTAAAGGGCTTCGGCCTTGGCCTCAGTTACGTGAAGAACATCGTGGAAATGCACGGTGGGCAGGTGAGCGTTGAAAGTCAGCCCGGGAAGGGCAGCACATTTGAAATTTTCTTACCCAATCAAAATTGA
- a CDS encoding response regulator transcription factor → METTRKKILLVEDDPNLGSILQEYLNAKGFKTNLSRNGKEGYDAFLKEDYDVLLLDVMMPVKDGFTLAREIREIDTQTPVIFLTAKSMKEDTLEGFRLGGDDYITKPFSMEELLLRIQAILKRTGQPNDDASLQEFDLGKFHFNYDQQLLQIGDKETKLTSKESDLLKLLCAHKNQVLERNYALQRIWKDDNYFNSRSMDVYIAKLRKHLKEDPAVEILNIHGRGFKLLVNPD, encoded by the coding sequence ATGGAAACGACCAGGAAGAAAATCCTGCTTGTGGAAGATGACCCGAACCTGGGCAGTATTCTTCAGGAGTATCTGAATGCAAAAGGATTCAAAACCAACCTGAGCCGCAACGGCAAGGAAGGATATGATGCTTTTTTGAAAGAGGATTATGATGTGCTGCTGCTGGATGTTATGATGCCGGTCAAAGACGGATTCACCCTGGCACGCGAGATCCGTGAGATCGATACGCAGACCCCGGTGATCTTTCTAACCGCCAAATCCATGAAAGAAGATACCCTGGAAGGTTTTCGGCTGGGTGGAGATGACTACATCACCAAACCTTTCAGCATGGAAGAACTGTTGCTGCGCATCCAGGCCATCCTGAAACGCACCGGTCAACCGAATGACGATGCATCTCTTCAGGAGTTTGATCTGGGTAAATTTCATTTCAACTACGACCAACAGTTGCTGCAGATAGGAGATAAGGAAACCAAACTCACTTCCAAGGAATCGGATCTGCTCAAGCTCCTGTGCGCGCACAAGAACCAGGTGCTGGAGCGGAACTACGCGCTCCAGCGAATATGGAAAGACGATAATTATTTCAATTCCCGTAGCATGGATGTGTACATTGCCAAACTCCGCAAACACCTCAAGGAAGATCCGGCGGTTGAAATACTCAACATCCATGGCCGTGGTTTCAAATTGCTTGTTAACCCGGATTGA
- a CDS encoding amidophosphoribosyltransferase: MSEQIKHECGIALIRLLKPLDHFQKKYGTPLYGLNKLYLLMQKQHNRGQDGAGVATIKLDMDPGRRYISRYRSNSSQPIQDIFFRINQKFEAVRRKDPALMQDTRWLKNNVAFAGELLLGHLRYGTFGKNSIEYCHPFLRQNNWMTRNLVVAGNFNLTNVDELFQQLVELGQHPKEKSDTVTVLEKIGHFLDVENERLFKEYKKEGFSNADISPRIASNIDLQHILQESSRKWDGGYVIAGLLGHGDAFVVRDPNGIRPVWYYKDDEKVVVTSERPPIQLAFDVAVDQIREIQPGHALILKKNGEISEVSIRAQAERKSCSFERIYFSRGNDKDIYRERKALGAALCPAILNAVEHDLENTVFSFIPNTAEVAYHGMIEGLEEHLDDVKSKAILKAGASLTPESLAKIMSVRPRAEKIAIKDIKLRTFIAADQDREGLVAHVYDTTYGVVRRGVDNLVVIDDSIVRGTTLKQSIIKILDRLSPKKILIVSSAPQIRYPDCYGIDMAKLGDFVAFRAAVALLKERFMDDVLERVYEKAKGQEDLPKEHTVNVVKEIYEPFTPEEVAAKIAELLRPDDLKADLEIIFQSLDGLHKACPEHMGDWYFSGDYPTPGGNKVVNRAFMNFMEGKNVRAY; this comes from the coding sequence ATGAGCGAGCAAATTAAACACGAGTGCGGAATTGCCCTGATCCGGTTATTGAAACCCCTGGATCATTTTCAGAAAAAATACGGTACACCTCTCTATGGTCTGAATAAACTGTATCTGCTCATGCAGAAACAGCACAACCGCGGACAGGATGGAGCCGGTGTAGCAACCATCAAACTCGACATGGATCCTGGAAGGCGTTACATCAGTCGCTACCGATCCAACAGCAGCCAACCCATCCAGGATATTTTCTTCCGCATTAACCAGAAATTTGAAGCGGTTCGCAGAAAAGATCCCGCTCTCATGCAGGACACCCGCTGGCTGAAAAACAATGTTGCATTCGCAGGGGAATTGCTCCTAGGACATTTGCGCTACGGTACCTTCGGCAAGAATTCCATCGAATACTGCCACCCCTTTCTGCGACAAAACAACTGGATGACCCGCAACCTGGTGGTCGCTGGAAATTTTAACCTCACCAATGTGGATGAACTCTTCCAGCAATTGGTGGAACTCGGACAACACCCGAAAGAAAAATCGGATACGGTGACCGTACTGGAAAAGATCGGTCACTTCCTGGATGTGGAGAATGAACGCCTGTTCAAAGAATATAAAAAAGAAGGCTTTTCCAATGCGGATATTTCACCGCGCATCGCCTCCAACATCGACCTGCAACATATCCTGCAGGAATCATCCAGGAAATGGGATGGTGGATATGTGATCGCCGGCCTGCTCGGCCATGGCGATGCCTTCGTGGTGCGTGACCCGAACGGCATTCGCCCGGTATGGTACTACAAGGATGATGAAAAGGTGGTGGTAACATCCGAAAGGCCACCCATTCAACTTGCGTTTGATGTGGCCGTGGACCAGATCCGCGAAATCCAGCCCGGGCACGCATTGATCCTGAAAAAAAACGGCGAGATTTCGGAAGTGTCCATCCGGGCTCAGGCCGAAAGAAAATCATGCTCGTTCGAAAGGATCTATTTCTCACGTGGAAACGACAAAGACATCTACCGGGAACGGAAAGCGTTGGGTGCAGCCCTCTGTCCCGCCATCCTGAACGCTGTTGAGCATGACCTGGAAAACACCGTGTTTTCCTTCATCCCCAACACAGCTGAGGTAGCCTACCATGGGATGATCGAAGGGTTGGAAGAACACCTGGATGACGTCAAATCAAAAGCGATATTGAAAGCAGGTGCGTCCCTCACACCCGAATCGCTGGCAAAAATCATGTCGGTAAGGCCCAGGGCTGAGAAGATCGCCATCAAGGATATCAAGTTGCGTACGTTCATTGCGGCCGATCAGGACCGTGAAGGACTCGTTGCCCACGTGTATGACACCACTTACGGCGTGGTCAGGAGAGGTGTGGACAACCTGGTGGTGATCGATGATTCCATCGTGCGTGGCACCACACTCAAACAAAGCATCATCAAAATCCTCGACCGGCTTTCCCCCAAAAAGATATTGATCGTTTCATCCGCACCCCAGATCCGATACCCCGACTGCTACGGCATTGATATGGCCAAGCTGGGTGACTTCGTGGCGTTCAGGGCTGCCGTGGCGCTGCTCAAGGAACGTTTCATGGATGACGTCCTGGAACGGGTGTATGAAAAAGCCAAAGGCCAGGAAGACCTGCCCAAAGAACATACGGTGAATGTGGTCAAGGAAATCTATGAACCCTTTACGCCGGAAGAAGTGGCTGCCAAAATCGCCGAACTGCTTCGCCCCGACGACCTGAAAGCCGACCTGGAAATCATCTTCCAATCGCTGGACGGCTTGCACAAAGCCTGCCCCGAACATATGGGAGATTGGTACTTTTCAGGTGACTATCCCACACCCGGTGGCAACAAAGTGGTGAACCGCGCCTTCATGAATTTCATGGAAGGGAAGAATGTGAGGGCTTATTAA